Within the Aspergillus luchuensis IFO 4308 DNA, chromosome 5, nearly complete sequence genome, the region ACGATTCGACTTCCCCAtcacacccccctctccacaaAAAGAGACTCTCATAAACCATTCCGAAACAGGAGATCCCGATATTACCTTTTCagcaatcatcaatcaatatCCGCCACATCAAATGAATGGAAATGGTCACAAGAAACCCCATCGTCGATGCTGTCGCCGATTTGCAAAGTGTGGGCCATCCATATAGGAACATGATATAACTGGATACCAATGTCGGAGAGATACGGGGGGCGTATACTGCACGCAGAAGATGGACAATGTCATGCACggctgcggtggtgatgcGTTGTCAGTGGTTCTTTGGTTGATATCTATGCTACTACCCTTTGGCATGTTGGGTCAGGCTGTTGGAAGTAGGATCTATGTAGGCAGGTAAACCGGAGGCAAGCGAGCCAATTACTGGACTTGTATGTATTTatgtggatggagagaaCTTTAATACTTActtagctactactactactactactactactagtaaactAGTAAACTAGTATAGGGTCATGCTGACGATCCGGGGAAATATCAAGTGACTAGTACGAACCAAGACCACATCATCCGGGGAAGGAGTATATACCAATGGGATAGATGGCGATAAAGGGATAAGCCCGGGATTGTCCGTGTATTGGGGGATATAGATACATGCCACGCTGATTGAGAAGATCCGATCCCAACCGAAGTGACCATCGGTCTCTAATAATTAGtatcagtagtagtagcctcACCTAAgacacaagacaagacaggtGATATTCCCAACAACGAATAAAAATAGACCACCAGCAAGGCCTAATCACCACGTGAACCAAGACCCCAGAAACACTAATACTGCAGTATCAAATAAGGGTCTAGATTATGTTCACGAATCGATCCCCTTGCATCTGGATCGAAAGACTAGGCCTCTGCCGCTTAGGCGATATGTTAGGCATCAATATGTTTTTACCTCAACTTCGAATAGTTACTGAAGTCAGATGGATCACGAGACTTCTTTCCGCGTTTTGTTTTTATGTTTGGTTTAATATAATGATTGAATGGCTTGTTTGGGTTTTGCTCGGCACATATATCCGTCTTAGGctctgtctcttcttttttacATCcatagatagtaagtagaagaggaagaggactgtCCTCTCAGCTAATAACTATCATGTATAATCCCCAAATAGGTAATCCCCGTTACTTTCTCGGCGAAGTCTGGGTTCATCTATTTCACTTTTGCTTTTGTGAAACTGCACCAATAGATAGACCTATCGTCCATAGTGGTGCTTCCTTCGTGTTGCGTGAGAGTGGCACCACATCACTATTTCGATACATATAACCTGCGCAAGTAGTATTTGGTtcgtatctatctacctgGTGGGAATAGAAATAGTTTAAACCACCGGAGAATGAAACAAGGTAGCGAGCGAAGTTCAACCTTACTGCACCCAGTAACTACCAAAACCCCCACAAATCCAAATACATAAAATTGAACCCAATAAATATAGAAGCCCAGTAGATATGATAAGTCTATACATCAACCACACGTCACATCAACCTCTCTAACCCTGGTTCAGAACCGAATCTAAAACGTATGCAGTTATGCGGGGGATCTGGGGTGGGGTAGTAAGTAAATAGTTACCTCGGATCGATGGTGGGGAATATGGCAGTAGATAGGTCTTGGCAAGATGCCCAGGCTGGAATTACTAGGGTACTTAGTAGCAAGGCTTACGACTACGCTTACTACATTTATCAACTTCCTGCCCTATGGTAGGCTGGACTGAGCTAGGCTTTGCTAAGAGGttgatttctttttgtgGGGTCATGTGCGATTTTCTGGGGTGGTGGGATCTGCGCGCTAAGTGGtgctttttttataactttGTTTTGGGTTAGGGGATGTTCATTGGGTAAAGGTTtgatggggggtggtgggcgGTTGGAATTATTTCAGTCTCACTGGAGGTATTATGGGATGGATATATTGGGAATAAAAATCATCTTGATTAACtagataggtaggtagtaggtaggGATGATAGGTATGTATAATATAGGTATAGGTACAGGTGGTAGGTAGCAGCTCTAGGTACTGTTCATCAACCCGATCATCCCGTCCAGACACCAAACGCtaaaggggaaaagaaaccacAAATTCGCCTCCTGATGGAGAGGTAGACGTCATGATAAACCAGTTATAGTGCAGTGCTCGCTTCCAATGAACGCCATGCGTGAATAAGTGCCGTGATAATCAGAGTGTAGTTAGAGGATCGGaaggaaaatagaaagagTATGACTGTTCATGTCATCACCATGCGGCGTGACCACCGTCAATGCGAAGGTCGCTACCAGTCATGAAGCTGCTGGCGtcgctgaggaggaagactgCTGCACCGCGGTACTCGTTAGGAGCGGACAGTCGGCCGAGCATGTTCTGCTTGGGCCACTCGTCGCGGCGCTGGGGGAACTGCTCGAACAACTTCTCGACCATGGCGGTGACAATGTATCCAggggagatggtgttgacgCGGATATTGTATTGACCCCATTCAGAGGCGAGGTTACGGCCAAGTTGGATCACGGCAGCCTTACTGGCATTGTAAGCGGGGCAGATGAGACCCTACAGCATCATGAGTCAGTCGTCGCACAGAATGtcaagaaaagggagagtCAAAGCGGGGAAAGCAGTAGGGCTGGTAACGGGTGACAAGATGGGAACATACCCGATTGGCAATGGTGCCACTCATGCTCGCAATTAGGGCGATGCTGCCTCCATTTCCGAAGCGAATCATTTGCTTGGCGACTGCCTGAGCGGTCATGAACACTCCCGTGACGTTCACCTCAAACATGGTGTTGGAATCCTTGGCTGTGTATTCCAGCGCGGGGGTCTCTTGTTGGATTCcggccgccgccaccagACCGTCCATTCGGCCTTCAGTGTTGGCAATGGTTTCAATCACGGTGTTCAGTAGCTCTGTGTCGCGCACGTCGATGCGACGGTAGTGAAGCTCAGTACCCAGCTCTTGCACAGCACGCTCCTGGATAATGGCGAATTCGGGGGACTAGAAGAAGTGCGCGTTAGAAGAGTCAATAATAAACTCCTTCTAGGACACTTACAGGCTCATCCAGACGGTCAAGAGCGTAGACTTTGGCACCCGCTTCCAGAAGGGCTTCAGCTTGGGTCAAACCAAGGCCACGCGCAGCCCCGGAGACCAAGACAACCTTTCCAGCCAGGCTGAACTCGGGCATTCTGGACTTGGAGCCGAGACATGGGCCATCCTGTACAACAGGGACCGGGGCGGGGGCAACGTCAGTGGTGTCGAAGGAAACAGACATTGTGGAGTAAGTGTAGATTAATGTAGAAGATAGATTTGAAAGACAATGTAATTGAAAGGGTTTCAGGTGGAAGATAGATAGTGAGTTGGGAAAGTCTTAATCAATGGTAGCACGCGAGTCACTGTGAAAGCAGAGGTGAGCGCGAAGAAGACTCAATTGCTGATGGCAGAGTTGTCAATGAGCATCGAGAAAGCCTCTTATATATTCGCGATGAGCCCATGGGTAGCTTCCTCAGGGGGAGTGATGTTAGCCCAAGATGGTCATGAGGGCTCATGTGAGCAACTAGAGATTGGAACCAGCACCCAAGAAAGATTAGCTGCGAGGGAGAGGTGGATGCGGTCCAGACCCAGGGAATGTGTGGACGGATGGGGATAGAAGGGAAGACAATTCAGGTTCCACCAAGAGGTCATTCGGTCCTTTCCATCGTGGCAAGACCTGCAGGCATCGTTCCGGCACCGAATGACTTCTCTATATCATACTGTACGGCAACTATCCCGACCAAACGTTGATAGCAGACAACCTTGATCAATGCACATCTCTAGAGCCACTACAGTATCAATTACTGCTCTCTTCAATCAGTATGACATCTAAACCAGGAGTATTTCCAGTTTCTCCCCAACAGTAACTGGGTAATGAAGGGAATTCGATAAAGAGAAGCGGGCAAAGTGACATGGCCAATGGGGATGCACGCCCGCGGATGACGAAGTTAAATCATCATGAAGTAACGATAGTCTTGAGGGCCATCGTGAGAAGTTCCCCAGAAGCATCTCTCTTCCAGCATCATCCAAGGCAAATTTACGGCCTGACCGACACGAACAACGGACAACTGCCGGCGATGGCTTTCCACTGGGCCACTATTCGTGGAGTGCTCGGCTTTCTCTTTTAGGCAATCCGGGGATGGGGCGAATGGGGGCGCGGCGGGCGGAAAGAAGCTCCCCCTCGACCACCACCGAAAACTGGGGATGAAAAAAGAATGACCCCGTCAGGATGACAGTTGGTCTGTCTCTGCCACTCCTGCTGATCACGGGGCCTGCCTGGGCGGTTCTGGAAGCTACATTTAATTCGGTCGAACATTCGACGGGGTGGTCACGGGTCGTTCGGAGATCGTCCCGGATCCAATGCCAATCGTCTCCAGTCCTCGTCCTGCACACTATCAGGCACCCAGCAGGGTACAGCATGTAGGGATGCTATGTATGCATTATGTACCTTCGAGATAGGGTGTTGGCTTGGACCATTTTTTCGGTTGAGACGGTGGCATAGCATAGACATTCTGCCCAGGGTTTTACTATCTATTTCACCTCGTTCGGACCAGTAGTGGCTCTGCATGGAGTGTGTGAACCCTTTTCCTCTGCCTGTAGCACTACGTTGAGATAGCAAGCTTATCACAGGCCCAGACAATCCTATTGGCCAATTCCTGTACTTTCCAGTCGTGGAGAGGATGCTTTTGGGATTCTCATCGCAACTCCGCGGTCgccaacatccccatccccatccccatgcCTATGAGTATCTCTAGAACCCTAGCGATACGGATCGAGGCAAGTCTTATCAAGCACTTTCAGTAAGGTGAACACATCAATATCGATATCCGGTAAAGAACGTAAGCAAACAAACATTTTGTGTATACAAGCTAGCGCATAGATCTATATCAGGGGCCATTCACCCAAATTCATCGAAGCCACGACCATACCTTACTTTCAGAAGATTCTGCATATAGAAGAATCATTAACCACCATTCCAagtgtagatagatacaagATCCCTGCTTCCCTCGATGTGGTCGACAAGCCTAAACCAGAGTAGAGCAAGGAATCAGATCGGCCACCCGAAGCGGATCCTTGGGATTGCCATGTGACCATCATATTTTTCTTCGCTGAATGGAAGGGCCTCATCCCTATACCGGGGAGATGGACCGTAACGAGGTGAGGTGTCACCATCTTACCTTTCTGGGACTCCCGGGTGGCTTTTTCCTGCCTGAAATTAGGGGCCATTCGGCCCTGGCACCCGCATCTTCATCGGCGGCTGTATCAGGTCCCGTGAGCATTCTATTTTTCGTCTATTGATTGATGTTTTGGAGCTTAAGCTTGAACTAGTGCCCAATAACGTTCGTTCCGGTGCACGCGGGTAGCATATGCTAGCCTGCCTGACAACTGATCTTATTAGCTGTGCTATTGCTGGCGCTTTGCAATTCTCCTGTCTCTGGAATGGCATGAGAATAGGCTTGAATAAGCACCGAGTCCAGATGCGCCCATCGGATATGCGGCCTGCTTCCCTGTCGAATCCGGAGGATCCGGGAGTATAATCCGCAGAGATCCTTTTGGCATCTACAACTGTGCTTATGTGAAGATGTGTATTGCGTGCAGGATATGGATATTGAAAGATGGTTGAGACCGTATTGCTCGACAGACCTAGTCGGTCAACAGGTTGAAAGGACCAATGCGGGAGTGACGGGCAATCGGCAGCGGCAATGATCGACTCGAGGGTGGCAGGTTGCTTAGGGATCCCCAGGTTCCAGACTCTCCCACGGATAGGCGAGACAGTAACTGCTGGTCAGTGCGCGATGCGCCCCTGGCGCGCCAGGTGTCGAGGCCCCACGGAATCCAAGCATCCTACTTCCATGTGTACATTCGGTTTACTACTAGCACAATCACTGATACTATACTGTATATTTAAGAACTCAACCTATATTCTAGTTTCACACAGTGATTAAAATATCGGCACCAGGTTATGCCTGGCTGCGGAAGAGCAATGGTTAATGTTATTAAACTGGAGTCCAAAGAGTCATACTATAGAGAGCGCTTCTAAACGATGATAATGTCTATCCTAGAACCAGGGGAAAAGGCCAATTCGATAAAAGTAAACGTAATAGTGATCGTAGCGGTAGCAGATACTATAGTAAAGTTCTCGCCTAATCGTTGCTATCTATAGGCGTTCTACTATGTATAGATAGTGCCGCCGCGGGGGCCTGAGGCGTGTGACCAGCAAGAATTTCCCCAACTCCCCACTACTATCCCTTCTTTTGTTTCCCCACGGCACTCTCTACTGTTGATTTACAGGAAACCTTACCCCCAGCTGTCTTATCCCAGGACCGGCAATACTTTATTTTCCAAGGTTTTCTCCACCAAGCCACCAACTTACTACCGTCCTCCGTCCCTTCCGTCCCCTCTCATTCCGATTGAACTCCGGCATATCGCTGACGTGGCCTCGATTGCACAATACCTGCCCTTGCAACTGTGACTTATCTTCTTAGTCCCGACTGCAGTTAACATCAAGACTTGAGACAGATGCAACATATAAAACCGTTTAGCATTTATCGCACTATCATCTACCCCACCCTAATTTACGGCTGCTGTTCAGGTGATGAGATGCATGTTACATGCTAGAATCTTCCATGTGCATAGTTACTTTTACTTACCCCGGTCAGTCCAGACCGGTCGGCGTCTCTCCGATCGTCAGGTACGGTAGCTGGGATATGCTAGTCTGCCCAAGATTGCTGGGGAAAGCCGGATTTGGTGCTGTCACATGGTCGTTGAAGCCGGGTTGCTGATCTCCAGAAGATAACAAGTGCTCAGTTGGTAGACACAGCACTCGTGGCTCGTCATATAGTTTTTGGACACAAGATAGCTCAGATTTGTCCTTTGCTCTACTGGAAGGATGGCTATCATGTTGCGTCAACTGACTGATTTGGTACCTTGAAACATGGTTTGAAATGAGAGTCTCTAAAGCTACGAGAGTGTCATTTGTACTGCAGGATTCTGATACTAAATATCCTAGGTATTGACCGGAATGGCCCCGGGGTATCGTTCGCCAGCTGGAGTGAATTTGGCCAATATCTCATCAATCTCctgcatctcttcatccGTGATCTCGATCTGCTTActgttctcctccacccgccCCGCAGTTGTGGCACCTGGAATAGGAATAATGGTTGGTACCCCTGGGCGCCTAGAGAGTGCTCTTGTCCAGTTGATAGCCAGCTGCGCTGGGGTACAACCCTTCCTCTGAGCGATATCTTCCACTTTCTCTACCAGCTGCATGTTCTTCTCGAAGTTCTCCCGCTGAAATCGCGGAAAGTCGAAAGAGCGCAACAGCGAATCTTGCGGAAGATCATCGAACTTCTTGAACTGACCAGTCAACATGCCTCTGCCGATCGGCGAGTAGGCAATAATCGGGATCCCGTACTGGGCGCACGCCGCTGCGACGCCGTTTTCCAGGATATCAGTAGTGAACCTATTCCAGTCAGCATTCCCTCCATTGCTTCTGCAACAAATCCCATACATACAAAGAAAGCTCAGCCTCCACCGCGAGTACCTTGGTATACTTGACAGCTTCATGGATGGTCTCAGCCCGCACCTCCGACAAGGCAATCCCCTCGATCTTGCCCGTCTGAATATACTCCTTCTCGATAAGAGCAAACGTCTCCTGCATAGGCACAGTCGGGTCTCGACGGGCAAACTCAAACATATCAATCTTCTTGCGACCTTTCAGCTGCGCTATGCAGTTATCTAGACTGCGGCGCGTATTCTCCGCCGAAGCA harbors:
- a CDS encoding putative short chain dehydrogenase (COG:Q;~EggNog:ENOG410PHZV;~InterPro:IPR002347,IPR036291,IPR020904;~PFAM:PF00106,PF13561,PF08659;~go_function: GO:0016491 - oxidoreductase activity [Evidence IEA];~go_process: GO:0055114 - oxidation-reduction process [Evidence IEA]) translates to MSVSFDTTDVAPAPVPVVQDGPCLGSKSRMPEFSLAGKVVLVSGAARGLGLTQAEALLEAGAKVYALDRLDEPSPEFAIIQERAVQELGTELHYRRIDVRDTELLNTVIETIANTEGRMDGLVAAAGIQQETPALEYTAKDSNTMFEVNVTGVFMTAQAVAKQMIRFGNGGSIALIASMSGTIANRGLICPAYNASKAAVIQLGRNLASEWGQYNIRVNTISPGYIVTAMVEKLFEQFPQRRDEWPKQNMLGRLSAPNEYRGAAVFLLSDASSFMTGSDLRIDGGHAAW
- the PLR1_2 gene encoding aldo/keto reductase family protein (COG:C;~EggNog:ENOG410PHVT;~InterPro:IPR023210,IPR036812;~PFAM:PF00248), encoding MPQIAGKEVGPIGFGLMGLTWRATPPSQEQAFDAMHTAIQNGCTCWNGGENYGALDYNSLVLVEQYLEKYPEDADKIVLNIKGGVNPDTHQIDASAENTRRSLDNCIAQLKGRKKIDMFEFARRDPTVPMQETFALIEKEYIQTGKIEGIALSEVRAETIHEAVKYTKVLAVEAELSLFTTDILENGVAAACAQYGIPIIAYSPIGRGMLTGQFKKFDDLPQDSLLRSFDFPRFQRENFEKNMQLVEKVEDIAQRKGCTPAQLAINWTRALSRRPGVPTIIPIPGATTAGRVEENSKQIEITDEEMQEIDEILAKFTPAGERYPGAIPVNT